In the genome of Thunnus albacares chromosome 16, fThuAlb1.1, whole genome shotgun sequence, the window aaatgtcccgaCTCGTGGTTGGAAGCATGACACATGCAGTAAGAACCAGGAAgcgaacagcggtctcctgcagcaaagtccgctagccatccacccaacccgcctctTCCTCACAATAaggcaaaatcatcttatcaagtcaccttatattgacgtcatcagctgctagatggcataaaTGTAACTATAAGATGTTTTTgccagcctgaattttagatctatactgtcgtttttcttgtgaggacgggctgCTTCTGCAGCATGACACATTAGCAGCCGAGCCTGTGTTGCCATGGTTTAGCAAAGCATCAAACCATGGAAACAGTAATCAGGGGGCCACAGTGCGCTGATTGATTTCAAAAAGAgacaataatattaattattgaCAAAAGGAAGGAATGACATCAGAGCAGCGTTTGCTGTTAAGAAGAGAATAGGATCCTTTAAATCTTCACAATCAAGAGGACAGTCAGAGCTGCTCAGTTTAAACGGACTTTGGTTGCAAATTATATATGATATCTACTGTTTGTAAAAAGTGATGTGCTCACTGCTCACCAGCGGCATGATGTTTTGGTCAACGAAATGTGGCTGAAACTGTGAGCATTGAGAGAAAGCTCTGGAGAGGGATAATGATAGAAGTTGATGTAAGATCAGAAAACGCTTCTATGTGTCGTTCTCGATTGCATCGACCGCtgacatattttgtcatttaatttaatttgttatgaacataacaaaatgtttgcAAAGTTCAGAAACCTAACTGCTGTTCATGGTATAATTGGTCACGTTACCTCTTAAACCTTCTTTGTATGGAAAGGATATATTATGCAATACTGATTATGGTCTGAGAATAAAGTGGGATCAtctaccccccccccacttATGTATGGTAAtgaagtggacaaaatattaggaacaccattcaatagAGACATTCTACTTGTTATCTTTTGTTATCTCTCTTTTGTTATCTCTTTCTTATTTAGAAACTCAAAGTTTTggaaaaaaggtgttttttaGTCAATatactgactgttgttttgtcaCTCATCCAGTATGAACACTACATACTTAAGGGGGACATATTCTGCGCATTTCCAGGTCTACATTTATATTctagggctctactggaatatgtttgcatgatttaccatttaaaactccttatttatcttgaACTGGCCTTTTATGCAtccccctcagttcagcctctgtctgaaacaggctgttttagctcctgtctctccCACTCTGGTCTGATTGGATTCCTCCAGTTTCGGAAGCTATAAGTATAAGTATAGTATTAGgatttaatttcttttcctTATTCTTTACTCCACAtggaaacttttaaaatacatccCTGCATGTTGGAGCTCTaacagatctgaaatatgagagtggacaacatgaacgACCCAAGCAACAAAGGTGCGAACATTCagatgtcatcacgaggaggaagtagagataaCTTGGCAAATGaagtagggatgcacaatattatcggcacgtcatcgaTATCGGcagataaaagctctaaaatgaaatatcgacATCAGCGAATTCTGCCGATTATGGGAGGCTGATATGTCGCCTTCCCCTCCGCcacctgactgtgcttccctcgaTGGACTGTGTCACCCGACGGTCCCGCCGGTGCTTCCTCCGCGGGCTCCACTTCACGCTAAcattagctgggaggctagctggctgtgcttccctccggtcatgctgcggctaaccCTCCACTAGCCtcacagctaacgttagccccggctctccatgtgtatccaaccggagcaccgagcaccgaggtttgttattcaggttaaagtgggaagaagcagcagatcTGACGGgtagctgagtgaagtggagcctgcggaggaagcaccgggaccgtcagggtgacacagtccgtggaggagtttctatgttcggctgcacagacaggaaacacttcggctgacaggatgtaccactctgttaAGGAAAAAAAcccttctttttggtttatatcaacagttggcaaccagcgtattaggtgcattaccgccaccttctgctccggagtgaTGGACtagagattaaatcctacacattaatcctatctgtctaataaactcaaagaaaactctactgctccacccacttggcaggttcattaaagttttaatgctgagctcctgaatccagtcttcctaaattcttccttcatatattgtcttccttgatcatatttagtacaatctatgcttgctCACATAATaatctcctcagccagctggaaaaaaatacgTGCGTATATCGGTATCGgtatcggcaatcggccacgatgagttggaaatattggcatatcggatatcggcaaaaaatccaatatcgtgcatccctaaaattaaacattcagagcaggttgaagtcCTGGCCTTTGATTTGCAGGGAGTATTTCTacatgttcacctcaagttttggagctttgaccatgtttaacatgttagcagtataaaaataacagaaaatcctAAAAAGTataatacgtcccctttaaaaccATTTTAGAATTAGTGTGTGGTGTGGAATTGGGGCACAGgatgatttgattatttttgcaGTACAATTTTGTTCAATTTTAACACACTCCACTTCACACAAGgtccaaaatgcaaaaataagaaaaaccaACAATCTGCAACACAATAGACAATCACTGCGAAGTGAAGCCACcctcattatactgtatgtacgcTGTGCTGTgcacattaatataaaatataatccCCTTGATGGAGAGGGAAACCAAATTTCATGCATGTGTTTCATTAGGAATTCATAACTGGCATTTTCCTCGTGGTTGGATTTTTTCCCCTGCTGATTAATTAAGTTACAAACCATTAATGCCATCACACAGGATATCCATCAGCTTAcatgtgtgaaatgtttcatcatcacCAGGCAAAGCAAATACCACGACAGATTCTGACAGCGATAAAAGAAATGTCAACACTTCTTGTGTTATGAATCTTTACAGTACAACACTTGTGCCTCccaatcacattaaaaacagatgtttaattAGAAGAATGAGAACATGTGGGCAAACTATCATAACCTCATGATGCCATAGAcctttttattgatatttttttcagttttcacaacagcagcagtgctTTTTTGTGCTCCAAATGGGTTGGATTTCATCCTCCAGAGCAGAGCAGTTACAGTGCATCGCTTTATGCGTGCAGAAGCGTTGTACAGCAGAAGCTAACCCAGATGAAATGCAACTTCCATTGGACTGACAGAGCGACCAGATGAGTTTCACACTGAGCTGATCAATACTGTACACAAAGAGGTTATTCATCACAGAGCTGGAGCAGAGCGTGATGGTTACATCCACACCGTAATCTGGCTCAAACGTCCAAGATGGCTGCCGAAAAAGacatttacatgacatttacCATTCCGGCAGTAATCTTTGATGCAGTGAGAGAAATTACCATCAAACACCAGGACTTCCTGTCATGTATgattctcttttctcttttcttttttttctattttacagAGACTCTGGTGCCAACAAACTGTCTGCAGCCAATCTGTGTGAAACTTTCTGCATTTTTCAGGGACAATTAGCTGACTCATAGTCGGTTTTTCCTCTTAAATGTTGTGAACAGATGtatgttctctctctttttttttttttttttttaagttcaagAGATCTGTGTTAAAGATACAGTTATGGGAAATAAGCTCTTTTGCATTCCTGCTGAGTTTAATGAAGaggaagatcaataccactcaaTCAGTGTGCAGAACACGTGCAcatctttcatgtttttaacaaaaaatgtagatactttctgtttctctttatttcatGAAGAAAGAGTGCACCATTTCGAGCACAGATTAGCTCTTCTTCAGGTACAGATCGATCACTGCAATCTGGGCTTGAAACTGAAATTGCGCTCTTTCTAAATGTAATAAAGAAGAATATTTGATCTCACAGTGTTGCAAGTCTTTGAAAAACAGCAAGATCAATACAACtgtcatgtctgtatgctaaacaTGAAGCTAGAGTCaggaggcaattagcttaggttagcataaagactggtaacagggggaaacagctagcttggctctgttttttattttgttttgttttttttaaatacaccaACCAACccctctaaaactcactaattaacacatatcttgtttgtttgatttgtaaaaagagaaatggaaaaatgaaatgGAGTTTTATGGTGTAAATGTTTGCAGTGGATTCACCAAGAAATACTTCAAGCACATATGAAGGGGGACCCAAAAATTACTAGTTATCAGATTTGCAGCTACACACTTAAAATCACAGGGTTAAAATTTCACCCAGCTTTGGTCAGTATTGGGTTAATGTTACCCGGAAAGCCACTCAAGACAAAGCATTGTTTTGAGCTAGTTTTagtgttcttttttattttactgttgggttatttacccaaactaaagcttgttataatctactctttttaaacttacatgtcaCGGTTtcttattgattgttaataattTCATACGCACAttgttttgtacaagaaacaagacatttgtgaCGGTTTTAAGCTCAAccttgttgtgtgtaacactgggtCAAAGTAACAGATTGCTAAAGTTAACCCAATATTGTGTTGGTGCTACACTGAGTGATGTTTAATGTGTAGTGTATGCCTGCAGCTTGGTGAAACTAAAATTGGGACTTAAAGGGTTAAGATTCGTCACTATGGAAGAAATCCAGGACAAATTGAAGGAGGCTCTGGACACGGTTACTATAGGAAGTGTCGTAATATCTCAAAGAGAGTACTTTGAGGGGGATAAGAAAGGTACTAAAAGATTTATGGGTCCCTCTTTGTTTATGgattaaacatgcaaaaagagTATTTCAAAGtccattgacagaaaaatagtGCTGGTAGTGTGCTTCATGTATAGATTAAACAATCAGGacataatgtgttaattagtacATTTCAGAGGTTCTGGTTGGTGTATTTAGACCTTTttttgacagagccaggctaattttttccaatctttatgctaagctaagctaatcgctCCACTTCTGTACTTACTTCATCAATGATATTTATATCCATCTTCtcactctcagcaagaaagcaaaaactCATTCATCCAAAGTATTCCTCTGAATCCACAGGACAGGGTTCCTACACGTTTTTGAGATCACATTTTGAGATTTCCTAAATTATTGCATGACATGTGACATGCTATAGCCAGGGTTTCCTCCAAAACATCCTTGTCCTCCCCAAGAAACCTTTACTAGCTAGCCTTTCATGATGATCTTacaggtgcagtgtgtagaatttagtgacatctagtggcagaagtgaaatataatattcataagtatgttttaattagtgtataatcacctgaaaataagaattgttgtgttatcattaccttagaatgagccctttatatctacatagggagcgggtcctctatcacggagcccgccatgttgtaccgccatgtttctacagtagcccagaacagacaaaccaaacaagggcctttcacatttttcacaatttttacaGCCACTGTAgattctcctacacacttggagggggaggggaggggtattcagtttgttgcaatctgcaaactcaccactagatgccactaaatcctacatactgCACCTTAAATTAGACCttcaacaattagttgatttttcatattttgataattgaatagttttgagtcattttttaagaaaaaactgccaaaattctcttgttccagcctcttaaatgtgaatatttactggtttGTTTAGTattctgtgatagtaaactgaatatctttgggttgtggactgtttatTGGgacaaaacaatatattttaggttgcatcttgggcttttggTAACAGTGATCGACATGTTTTGCAATTGTCTGctattttataaaccaaacaactaatcaattaatcaagaaaataattgacagattaatcattaatggaaataatcattagttgcagccctagacttattttttcattctctACAATGCCAAGATTATAATTCTAATAGAGAAACACTATCCctttatgttaatttatttttggccataaaactgtcaaatttaAGAATTTTGACGCTTAAAATAAGCAGAATCTGCCTTAAAGAGTCACCATGTGTAATTTGTGTACTATAACTATAAATGTAAAGCTCTTataaggttgtaaaaaaaaaatacaaatgaagaCGCGTCTTCATATGCTCTCAATAGTAGCTATGACTCTGCACATGTTTGACACAATTACCATCAGcaatactttgtttttcttacagtttttgtatcttttttctGTCAAGCTGTGAGCAAACAGATTAGGTTTTTCCAattggatttcttttttttcaggtgttttcTTTTAAGGGATCAGCAACAGTGCAGCTTGACATTTAACATAGGTTTGTTGAGGGGAAAAGGGTGATTTTGATCAGAATACCATGACATTTTCCAGCgtttaaaaaactatttatcACCTTCCACAACTTTTTGCAGGTGTGGTAGACATAAATGCCAAATAACATGAGTTTTCAGGTTTATAGAGACTGTAGGAACCCTGGAATATCAGCCCTGTGTGTCTAGATTGAGTGTAGATCTTTAGCCTGATATGAAATGGTACATCAAAGCTAATATTAACAATTAAGAATGTATCATCAACAAGAGGTCTGGTAGATAGAATCGGTTTTACAATACTGGCTCTTCATTCTGTCACTTATTTTACAGTACGATACTCATTCATCTGAGCAAAAATCCTCTTCAGCAAATCAAGATAAAAATCACACTGATGCATACAGATTCATACATTTACACTCAGTTTGGAGCCTTGTTTAAAGTgaacatcaaagaaaaaaaaagaaaaaaacatacactggCCACAAGAATGAACCAAATTTGTATCTTTTCTGCAAACTAAAATCATGCTTTTATCTCTATCTGGGCCAGGCACGTCTgagaaacaaaactaaacttGTAGGCACCAGTATTTCCCCTTATTGAGTcaggaaaatgaaacacaaatgtaattttttgcCCTTGGGGCTCATGGTAGCTTAGTCCTAAGCTGTTTGTGCTTACAAGCCAACTGACGTTGACTGTCAAACTCATATGGCAAAGTGAGTCTGTAGGCCACAGTCCAGTGCAGCACATACAGGCGGGGCCCCTGCATCTGGGGCTATGGGCTTTCTCCAAGTCATTATTATAAGACTATTGACTGCAAACCAGGCACAGTGCttccacatcatcatcatcatcatcatcacacccTCCGAGATTTCTCTTCTGCACTGACAACAGCAGGCTATATCTCTCTAAAAATTCCAATGATTAAGAAATGGCTGTCATTCATTACACAGAGCCACGAGAATACAATGCAGACTGGATGGCAGGTCAATACATTTTCCACAGTCCTCTGTATCATCTATCAGCTCAAAGCTCATTCTGGAGCCACATTATCATAAACAATCTGGATATTGGCGTTGTAGCCCTCAGGGGAAACCTGGGGAGTGAAATATTTGTGGTGGGTTTGATTCAATTCTGGCATTATACAGATGACTAGAGATGGGATTTAATGGGGGTAATTGTGGCTGGTAATAATCGTTTATGCCCTGCAACATTTAAACCGTAGTAGTTTGTGGAAAGCCTGTTTGAAGTCCTCGTTGGACATGGTGTAAATGATGGGGTTGATTAAGGAGTTGAGGTAACCCAGCCaggtgaaaatgtcaaataactCCGGGTGGAAGCAGGACTCGCAGACAGGCACTAGAAGAGTGTAAATGAAAAACGGGAGCCAGCATATGATGTAGGCTCCGAGGATTATTCCCAGAGTTTTGGTCGCCTTCCTCTCTCTGGCGGCGGAGATCCGCTTCTTCTCCAGCAGCGCGTCGGACACAGTGACTTTCACTTGGCTCAAGTTCGCGGACGAGGTAGTGTCACAGGAGGAGGTGTCGTTCGTCCCGTAGTTCAGGGAGGTTGTGGACGCCACCGAGCCGGGGGAGTTGGTGACCAGGTGCGCCGAGGTGAGTCTTTTCCCCGTCTTGTGAGACTGCTTCAGGATGCGCTTTCGGGCTTCCACGTAAATCCTCCCGTACAGGGCGATGAGAAGCAGCGTGGGGATGTAGAAAGCGCCGAAGGTGGAGTAGATAGTGTAGAAAATGTGATCCGTGTTCACGTTGCAGGTCGTCACCTCCTCTGCCTTCACCTGGCGCCAGAAGAAAGGCGGCAGGGAGATGGAGATGGCGATTACCCAGGCGGTGGCGATCATCCCGGCTGCGCGCCCCGGCGTGCGCTTCTTGGAGTACTCCACCGCGTCCGTAATGGCCCAGTAGCGGTCCAGCGCAATTACGCACAGGTGGAGGATGGACGCGGTGCAACACGTTATATCCGAGCTCAGCCAGATATCGCACACCACCTGCCCTAATGTCCACGTTTGGCTCACAGTATACAGCGCGCTGATGGGCATCACCAAAATGGACACCAGCAGATCCGTGACAGCCAGAGAGGCGATCAGAAAGTTTGCCGGGGTGTGTAATTTTCGGGATTGGTAAATAGTGGCGATGACAAACGCGTTTGAGAGCGTCGTGGCGAAAGTTATGAGGGATAAAGTCACAGCTAGACCCGCCTGGAAAGCCAAGTTAGTGTCATTCGCCTCCGCTTTCGACGTGAAATTGACATGGGTGTCGTTGGTGGAGATGTTCAACAGCTCTCCATAGATGACAGGCGTTGGTTTGACCTGACTGGCATTCTCCATCCCTCCACCTTCCCTCGTCAGATCCCCCTGTCATTGAGCTCAAAGGAAAGCCTGGAGATCACTCTGAAATCAGTCAAATATTCATCCATGACGCGcgtttctcctcttttttttaaacccaaAATAAAAGCGGCTCCATATCCAACAGCAGTTATCCAGCAGTCAGACGACAGGTGTTTCCATGAAGACACATTTttgcctcctcttcttcatcttaTTTACTTCATccgcattaaaaaaaaactgtttaatcAACTTAAATAtccattaaaaagaaataaaattgcGCGCAAAGCGACCTCTCCATCATCCAACAAAGATTTTCAGTGTCACTGTTATCATCTTCCAAATCATTTCACAATCCAATGTTACAGTAAAAGATGATTTAATGTCTAAATTGTCAGTTTTTAATCCGCtcttagtgtatgtgtgtctctccTCACAAGTTCAGAGCTGCTGAAGTCTGACTCCTGGTtttatactctctctctctctctctctctctctctctttctctctctctctctctctctctctctctctctcctcccttctatactctctctccctttctctgtctcagaTGATAAGGGGACTCttgatttttataatttttaaaacaattttccACCTTTTTCAATGCTGCTCTCTGTTCAAGCCCAACACATTCTggattatatatatacatatatatatatatatatatatatatatatagatatagatagatagatagatagatatagatatagatatagatagatagatagatagatagatagatagatagatagatagatagatagatttgtgtgtgcgtgtttgagTGAAACTTAAATCtataatattaaacatttttaggatcttttaaatttattttttatgaatttggGTCCAAATATGTgctgatgttttacagtgtagaaATAAACGTGTCactgctctctggtggaca includes:
- the LOC123000011 gene encoding 5-hydroxytryptamine receptor 1B-like, translating into MENASQVKPTPVIYGELLNISTNDTHVNFTSKAEANDTNLAFQAGLAVTLSLITFATTLSNAFVIATIYQSRKLHTPANFLIASLAVTDLLVSILVMPISALYTVSQTWTLGQVVCDIWLSSDITCCTASILHLCVIALDRYWAITDAVEYSKKRTPGRAAGMIATAWVIAISISLPPFFWRQVKAEEVTTCNVNTDHIFYTIYSTFGAFYIPTLLLIALYGRIYVEARKRILKQSHKTGKRLTSAHLVTNSPGSVASTTSLNYGTNDTSSCDTTSSANLSQVKVTVSDALLEKKRISAARERKATKTLGIILGAYIICWLPFFIYTLLVPVCESCFHPELFDIFTWLGYLNSLINPIIYTMSNEDFKQAFHKLLRFKCCRA